A single region of the Biomphalaria glabrata chromosome 15, xgBioGlab47.1, whole genome shotgun sequence genome encodes:
- the LOC106056415 gene encoding glypican-5-like isoform X2, with product MERKFLQAAEDYLREHIQMINSRLKSRITQSLKLFQEHLHESVKEAQNRMSEKLTSLYKIPRDVHKKIMDDFFSQLTHYLNGEGRSGITEIIEGFFRHLFPLVYDYVIMDSSKTAHGGREFHACLMSHYTAVEPFGNLPAHLGKKVSFAFQRARVFTETLKIMIHTVNASDKVTVDNECKRAVARLQYCSMCSARQETRPCRGFCINVMRGCLSKISEISSSWDDLVIAFQNLQVGMFKQSTAQELLSYMDINITDAMLQASEDGPRIYKEATSRCKNTSEDSKMVFKKLPAPTPTSSTHPPASHAKSIRADISTLVLHLEDSKGFLHRIADGLCKTPIIYDQEMQSETCWNGSTVGRYMHSVPEAHIISQVQSNPEVKVTLIPDTHLIRIKDVLVHMNKNISGLFNEELMLNDVSYKSLTGSGDGSKSNRDVIIDDEDFDTSGEGSASSGDDTTTKDIENGFITPTSSPDIKIQGHSSPRSPHHPKAPDGKGNTGSSRHSPPVLLLLCAVLFLQMTSSSTL from the exons AGCACTTACACGAGTCGGTCAAGGAGGCGCAGAATAGAATGTCCGAGAAACTGACATCATTGTACAAAATACCCAGGGACGTCCACAAGAAGATCATGGACGACTTTTTCAGTCAGCTCACCCACTACCTCAACGGCGAGGGCCGCTCTGGCATCACCGAGATCATCGAGGGCTTCTTCAggcatcttttccctttggtCTACGACTACGTCATCATGGACTCGTCCAAAACCGCCCACGGCGGTCGAGAGTTCCACGCTTGCCTGATGAGCCACTACACCGCCGTGGAACCCTTTGGCAACCTGCCGGCGCACCTCGGGAAGAAAGTCTCGTTCGCTTTCCAGCGCGCTAGGGTGTTCACGGAGACCTTGAAGATAATGATCCACACGGTGAACGCCAGCGACAAAGTCACCGTGGACAACGAGTGCAAGAGGGCAGTGGCGCGGCTCCAGTACTGCTCCATGTGCAGCGCCAGGCAGGAGACGAGGCCCTGTCGTGGTTTCTGCATCAACGTCATGAGGGGCTGCCTGTCCAAGATCTCCGAAATTTCGTCCTCGTGGGACGACCTGGTCATCGCTTTTCAGAACCTCCAGGTGGGCATGTTCAAGCAGAGTACCGCCCAGGAGTTGCTCTCGTATATGGATATCAACATCACGGACGCCATGCTGCAGGCCAGCGAAGATGGACCTAGGATATACAAAGAG GCCACGTCTCGCTGTAAAAACACTTCGGAAGATTCCAAAATGGTCTTCAAAAAATTGCCAGCACCGACACCGACCTCCTCCACGCACCCTCCCGCCAGCCACGCCAAGTCCATCAGGGCGGACATCAGCACTCTAGTATTACACCTGGAGGACTCCAAAGGGTTCCTCCACCGAATAGCCGACGGTCTGTGCAAGACACCCATCATCTATGATCAGGAGATGCAGAGTGAGACCTGTTGGAACGGATCAACAGTCGGCAG GTACATGCATTCTGTCCCTGAAGCCCACATCATTAGCCAAGTGCAGAGTAACCCAGAGGTGAAAGTGACATTGATTCCTGACACCCACTTAATTCGCATTAAGGATGTTCTGGTACACATGAACAAG AACATCAGCGGTTTATTCAATGAAGAACTGATGCTGAACGATGTGTCTTACAAGAGTCTGACTGGCAGCGGGGATGGATCAAAGTCTAACCGAGATGTCATCATTGATGATGAGGATTTTGATACATCTGGGGAGGGCAGTGCAAGCAGCGGTGATGATACAACCAccaaagatattgaaaatggCTTTA TAACACCAACATCCAGTCCAGATATAAAGATTCAAGGTCACTCCTCACCCAGGAGTCCCCACCATCCAAAGGCTCCCGACGGCAAAGGAAACACAGGCAGCTCAAGACATTCTCCACCTGTCTTATTGCTTCTCTGTGCTGTGTTATTTCTTCAGATGACGTCCTCCTCTACCTTATAA